In Thunnus maccoyii chromosome 11, fThuMac1.1, whole genome shotgun sequence, one genomic interval encodes:
- the dync1i2a gene encoding dynein, cytoplasmic 1, intermediate chain 2a isoform X3, protein MSDKSELKAELERKKQRLAQIREEKKRKEEERKKKEADNLKDAALHQDDSDLEKKRREADALLQSMGIAPEVPVVPPPMSPTAKSAGTPSEAGSQDSDGAVGPRRGTPKLGMAKITTVDFPPRETVSYTKETQTPVMTQQKEEEEEEEEISPPQPVVETQTEKPDQAEEEEAPPHELTEEEKLQILHSEEFVNFFDHSTRIIERALSEHVDVFFDYSGRDLEEKEGEIQAGAKLSLNRQFMDERWSKHRVVTCLDWSPQYPELLVASYNNNEDAPHEPDGVALVWNMKYKKTTPEYVFHCQSAVMSAAFAKFHPNVVVGGTYSGQIVLWDNRSNKRTPVQRTPLSAAAHTHPVYCVNVVGTQNANNLISISTDGKMCSWSLDMLSQPQDSMELVFKQSKAVAVTSMSFPLGDVNNFVVGSEDGSVYMSCRHGSKAGISEMFEGHHGPITGINCHTAAGPLDFSHLFVTSSFDWTVKLWSTKNNKPLYSFEDNSDYVYDVMWSPTHPALFACVDGVGHLDLWNLNNDTEVPTASITVEGNPALNRVRWAHSGREIAVGDSDGRVLVYDVGEQIAVPRNDEWTRFVRTLAEINENRDDAEELAAQRLAA, encoded by the exons GCGGACAATTTGAAAGATGCAGCACTTCACCAGGACGACTCTGACCTGGAGAAAAAGAGACGTGAAGCTGATGCCTTGCTACAGAGTATGGGCATAGCCCCAGAGGTTCCTGTTG TCCCTCCTCCCATGTCTCCGACTGCCAAATCGGCGGGCACGCCAAGTGAGGCAGGGAGCCAGGACTCTGATGGAGCCGTGGGacccag GCGGGGAACTCCAAAACTGGGAATGGCCAAAATCACTACAGTGGACTTCCCTCCACGTGAAACTGTGTCCTACACAAAAGAGACCCAGACACCTGTCATGACCCAGCAAAAAGAAG aagaagaagaagaggaagaaatttCTCCGCCTCAACCGGTAGTCGAGACTCAGACTGAGAAACCGGAccaagcagaggaagaggaag CACCCCCCCACGAgctgacagaggaggaaaaactcCAGATCCTGCACTCGGAGGAGTTTGTGAATTTCTTCGACCACAGCACTCGCATTATTGAGCGAGCTCTATCTGAGCATGTGGACGTCTTCTTTGACTACAGTGGCCGTGAcctggaggagaaggaggg TGAAATCCAGGCCGGTGCAAAGCTCTCTCTCAACAGGCAGTTTATGGATGAGCGCTGGTCCAAGCATCGTGTCGTCACCTGCCTGGACTGGTCCCCTCAG TATCCTGAACTCCTGGTTGCCTCATACAACAACAACGAGGACGCTCCTCACGAGCCAGACGGCGTGGCCTTAGTGTGGAACATGAAGTACAAGAAGACAACACCGGAGTATGTCTTCCACTGTCAG TCTGCTGTTATGTCTGCTGCATTCGCCAAGTTCCACCCGAACGTTGTGGTGGGGGGCACGTACTCAGGGCAGATTGTGCTGTGGGACAACAGGAGCAACAAGAGGACCCCAGTGCAGAGGACTCcgctgtcagcagcagcacacacg CACCCAGTGTACTGTGTGAATGTTGTCGGCACCCAGAATGCCAACAACCTGATCAGCATCTCCACCGATGGCAAGATGTGCTCCTGGAGCCTGGACATGCTCTCTCAGCCACAG GACAGCATGGAGCTGGTGTTCAAGCAGTCCAAAGCTGTAGCTGTCACCTCCATGTCCTTCCCTCTCGGAGATGTCAACAATTTCGTGGTGGGCAGCGAGGACGGCTCTGTCTACATGTCGTGTCGTCATGGAAG CAAAGCGGGTATCAGTGAGATGTTTGAGGGCCACCATGGGCCCATCACAGGGATCAACTGCCACACAGCTGCAGGGCCCCTGGACTTCTCCCACCTGTTTGTTACCTCCTCTTTCGACTGGACTGTCAAGCTGTGGAGCACCAAG AACAACAAGCCGCTCTACTCATTTGAGGACAACTCGGATTACGTGTACGATGTCATGTGGTCTCCGACTCACCCTGCTCTGTTTGCTTGTGTGGACGGTGTGGGCCATCTCGACCTCTGGAACCTCAACAATGACACTGAG GTCCCTACCGCCAGCATCACAGTGGAGGGTAACCCAGCCCTCAACAGGGTCAGATGGGCTCATTCTGGCAGAGAAATTGCTGTGGGAGACTCTGATGGACGAGTTCTTGTGTATGATGTCGGAGAG cAAATTGCGGTTCCGCGAAACGACGAGTGGACCCGTTTTGTTCGCACACTGGCAGAGATCAACGAGAACAGGGATGATGCAGAGGAGCTGGCAGCTCAACGCCTGGCTGCCTGA
- the LOC121906775 gene encoding calcium-binding mitochondrial carrier protein Aralar1-like isoform X1, translated as MAVKVQATKRADPHDLKTIFLKYASVVEDGEHYMTPKDFVQRYLGLHTQPQHNPKTVGLIAGVADTTKDGLISFQEFLAFESVLCAPDALFIVAFQLFDKTGTGNISFENVRDIFSQTTVHHHIPFNWDCEFIKLHFGHERNRHLSYTEFTQFLQELQLEHARQAFAQKDKNKSGTITALDFSDIMATIRHHMLTKFVEENLVSAAGGSTSHMVSFSYFNAFNALLNNMELVRKIYSTLAGTQRDTLVTKEEFVHVSNKFGQVTPMEIDILYQLSGLHSHSGRLNLADIERIAPLEEGAIPYHLAEARRQHDHETSRPIWLQVAESAYRFALGSIAGATGATAVYPIDLVKTRMQNQRSTGSFVGELMYKNSFDCAKKVLRYEGFFGFYRGLLPQLIGVAPEKAIKLTVNDFVRDKFTTQDDTIPVPAEILAGGCAGASQVIFTNPLEIVKIRLQVAGEITTGPRVSALNVVRDLGFFGLYKGAKACFLRDIPFSAIYFPVYAHTKEKLADDDGRLGPLQLLTAGAIAGVPAASLVTPADVIKTRLQVAARAGQTTYNGVIDCFRKILKEEGFRAFWKGAGARVFRSSPQFGVTLVTYELLQRWFYVDFGGHRPAGSEPTHKPAIKDLPSVTADHVGGYRLAAATFAGVESKFGLHLPKFKPSGEVKIKPVESKSEPQAS; from the exons ATGGCGGTCAAG GTGCAAGCAACAAAAAGAGCCGACCCCCATGACTTGAAGACAATCTTTCTGAAG TATGCCAGTGTGGTGGAAGATGGGGAGCATTACATGACCCCCAAAGACTTTGTGCAGCGCTACCTGGGTCTGCATACACAGCCTCAACATAATCCCAAAACTGTGGGGCTGATAGCTGGAGTGGCTGACACCACTAAAGATGG ACTGATCTCTTTCCAGGAGTTTCTGGCCTTTGAATCAGTTCTATGTGCCCCGGACGCCCTGTTCATAGTTGCCTTTCAGTTGTTTGACAAGACTGGCACAGGGAACATCTCATTTG AGAATGTACGTGACATCTTCAGCCAGACGACAGTACATCACCACATTCCCTTCAACTGGGACTGTGAGTTCATCAAGCTACACTTCGGCCATGAAAGAAACAGGCACCTCAGCTACACAGAGTTCACCCAGTTTCTGCAG gagctgcagctggagcACGCCCGCCAGGCTTTtgcacaaaaagacaaaaacaagagtgGCACCATCACTGCCTTGGACTTCAGCGACATCATGGCCACCATCAGACACCACATGCTGACTAAGTTTGTAGAGGAGAACCTGGTTTCA GCTGCAGGAGGCAGCACCTCCCACATGGTGAGCTTCTCCTACTTCAATGCCTTCAACGCCCTCCTCAACAACATGGAGCTGGTCCGCAAGATTTACAGCACCCTCGCCGGCACGCAAAGAGACACGCTTGTTACCAAAG agGAGTTTGTTCACGTTTCTAATAAGTTTGGTCAAGTCACTCCAATGGAGATTGACATCCTGTACCAGCTCTCTGGTCTCCACTCTCACTCCGG GCGGCTGAACCTCGCAGACATCGAGAGGATAGCCCCGCTGGAGGAAGGAGCCATACCGTACCACCTAGCTGAGGCCCGGAGACAG CACGATCACGAAACGTCTCGGCCCATCTGGCTCCAGGTTGCAGAGTCTGCCTATAGGTTTGCTCTGGGCTCAATCGCTGGAG cCACCGGTGCCACGGCTGTGTATCCCATTGACCTGGTGAAGACACGCATGCAGAATCAGCGCTCTACAGGCTCCTTTGTAGGAGAGCTGATGTACAAGAACAGCTTCGACTGCGCGAAGAAAGTGCTCCGTTACGAGGGATTCTTCGGATTTTACAGAG GTCTCCTCCCGCAGCTCATTGGCGTTGCCCCGGAGAAAGCTATCAAACTCACG gtGAATGATTTTGTCAGAGACAAGTTCACCACACAAGATGATACCATCCCTGTGCCTGCAGAGATTCTTGCTGGTGGATGT GCTGGAGCTTCCCAGGTGATTTTCACCAATCCTCTGGAGATCGTTAAGATCCGTCTGCAGGTGGCTGGAGAGATCACTACAGGCCCCAGGGTCAGTGCCCTGAATGTTGTGAGAGACCTGGGCTTCTTTGGCCTCTACAAG GGAGCAAAAGCTTGCTTCTTGCGTGACATCCCCTTCTCCGCCATCTACTTCCCTGTTTATGCCCACACCAAGGAGAAGCTGGCAGATGATGACGGAAGGCTGGGTCCACTGcagctgctcactgctggagcgATTGCAG GTGTACCGGCGGCATCACTGGTGACCCCTGCTGATGTCATCAAGACCAGGCTCCAGGTGGCGGCCCGAGCAGGCCAGACGACATACAATGGAGTCATCGACTGCTTTAGGAAGATCCTCAAGGAGGAAGGTTTCAGGGCATTTTGGAAGGGCGCAGGAG CTCGTGTCTTCAGATCGTCGCCGCAGTTTGGTGTAACCCTAGTGACCTATGAACTGCTGCAGAGATGGTTCTACGTTGACTTTGGAGGACA TCGTCCTGCTGGCTCCGAGCCCACTCACAAACCCGCGATCAAGGACCTTCCCTCTGTGACTGCAGACCATGTGGGTGGCTACCGTTTGGCTGCTGCAACCTTTGCTGGGGTGGAGAGCAAGTTTGGTCTGCACCTCCCCAAGTTCAAGCCCTCCGGAGAGGTGAAAATCAAACCCGTGGAGTCCAAATCGGAGCCACAGGCCTCGTAA
- the dync1i2a gene encoding dynein, cytoplasmic 1, intermediate chain 2a isoform X1: MSDKSELKAELERKKQRLAQIREEKKRKEEERKKKEADNLKDAALHQDDSDLEKKRREADALLQSMGIAPEVPVVPPPMSPTAKSAGTPSEAGSQDSDGAVGPRTLHWDSDPSTLQLHSDSELGYWTLSSLLSWRGTPKLGMAKITTVDFPPRETVSYTKETQTPVMTQQKEEEEEEEEISPPQPVVETQTEKPDQAEEEEAPPHELTEEEKLQILHSEEFVNFFDHSTRIIERALSEHVDVFFDYSGRDLEEKEGEIQAGAKLSLNRQFMDERWSKHRVVTCLDWSPQYPELLVASYNNNEDAPHEPDGVALVWNMKYKKTTPEYVFHCQSAVMSAAFAKFHPNVVVGGTYSGQIVLWDNRSNKRTPVQRTPLSAAAHTHPVYCVNVVGTQNANNLISISTDGKMCSWSLDMLSQPQDSMELVFKQSKAVAVTSMSFPLGDVNNFVVGSEDGSVYMSCRHGSKAGISEMFEGHHGPITGINCHTAAGPLDFSHLFVTSSFDWTVKLWSTKNNKPLYSFEDNSDYVYDVMWSPTHPALFACVDGVGHLDLWNLNNDTEVPTASITVEGNPALNRVRWAHSGREIAVGDSDGRVLVYDVGEQIAVPRNDEWTRFVRTLAEINENRDDAEELAAQRLAA; this comes from the exons GCGGACAATTTGAAAGATGCAGCACTTCACCAGGACGACTCTGACCTGGAGAAAAAGAGACGTGAAGCTGATGCCTTGCTACAGAGTATGGGCATAGCCCCAGAGGTTCCTGTTG TCCCTCCTCCCATGTCTCCGACTGCCAAATCGGCGGGCACGCCAAGTGAGGCAGGGAGCCAGGACTCTGATGGAGCCGTGGGacccag GACTCTGCACTGGGACTCTGACCCGTCCACACTTCAACTTCACTCTGATTCTGAGCTGGGGTACTGGacactctcttctctcctttcctg GCGGGGAACTCCAAAACTGGGAATGGCCAAAATCACTACAGTGGACTTCCCTCCACGTGAAACTGTGTCCTACACAAAAGAGACCCAGACACCTGTCATGACCCAGCAAAAAGAAG aagaagaagaagaggaagaaatttCTCCGCCTCAACCGGTAGTCGAGACTCAGACTGAGAAACCGGAccaagcagaggaagaggaag CACCCCCCCACGAgctgacagaggaggaaaaactcCAGATCCTGCACTCGGAGGAGTTTGTGAATTTCTTCGACCACAGCACTCGCATTATTGAGCGAGCTCTATCTGAGCATGTGGACGTCTTCTTTGACTACAGTGGCCGTGAcctggaggagaaggaggg TGAAATCCAGGCCGGTGCAAAGCTCTCTCTCAACAGGCAGTTTATGGATGAGCGCTGGTCCAAGCATCGTGTCGTCACCTGCCTGGACTGGTCCCCTCAG TATCCTGAACTCCTGGTTGCCTCATACAACAACAACGAGGACGCTCCTCACGAGCCAGACGGCGTGGCCTTAGTGTGGAACATGAAGTACAAGAAGACAACACCGGAGTATGTCTTCCACTGTCAG TCTGCTGTTATGTCTGCTGCATTCGCCAAGTTCCACCCGAACGTTGTGGTGGGGGGCACGTACTCAGGGCAGATTGTGCTGTGGGACAACAGGAGCAACAAGAGGACCCCAGTGCAGAGGACTCcgctgtcagcagcagcacacacg CACCCAGTGTACTGTGTGAATGTTGTCGGCACCCAGAATGCCAACAACCTGATCAGCATCTCCACCGATGGCAAGATGTGCTCCTGGAGCCTGGACATGCTCTCTCAGCCACAG GACAGCATGGAGCTGGTGTTCAAGCAGTCCAAAGCTGTAGCTGTCACCTCCATGTCCTTCCCTCTCGGAGATGTCAACAATTTCGTGGTGGGCAGCGAGGACGGCTCTGTCTACATGTCGTGTCGTCATGGAAG CAAAGCGGGTATCAGTGAGATGTTTGAGGGCCACCATGGGCCCATCACAGGGATCAACTGCCACACAGCTGCAGGGCCCCTGGACTTCTCCCACCTGTTTGTTACCTCCTCTTTCGACTGGACTGTCAAGCTGTGGAGCACCAAG AACAACAAGCCGCTCTACTCATTTGAGGACAACTCGGATTACGTGTACGATGTCATGTGGTCTCCGACTCACCCTGCTCTGTTTGCTTGTGTGGACGGTGTGGGCCATCTCGACCTCTGGAACCTCAACAATGACACTGAG GTCCCTACCGCCAGCATCACAGTGGAGGGTAACCCAGCCCTCAACAGGGTCAGATGGGCTCATTCTGGCAGAGAAATTGCTGTGGGAGACTCTGATGGACGAGTTCTTGTGTATGATGTCGGAGAG cAAATTGCGGTTCCGCGAAACGACGAGTGGACCCGTTTTGTTCGCACACTGGCAGAGATCAACGAGAACAGGGATGATGCAGAGGAGCTGGCAGCTCAACGCCTGGCTGCCTGA
- the dync1i2a gene encoding dynein, cytoplasmic 1, intermediate chain 2a isoform X2, protein MSDKSELKAELERKKQRLAQIREEKKRKEEERKKKEADNLKDAALHQDDSDLEKKRREADALLQSMGIAPEVPVVPPPMSPTAKSAGTPSEAGSQDSDGAVGPRTLHWDSDPSTLQLHSDSELGRGTPKLGMAKITTVDFPPRETVSYTKETQTPVMTQQKEEEEEEEEISPPQPVVETQTEKPDQAEEEEAPPHELTEEEKLQILHSEEFVNFFDHSTRIIERALSEHVDVFFDYSGRDLEEKEGEIQAGAKLSLNRQFMDERWSKHRVVTCLDWSPQYPELLVASYNNNEDAPHEPDGVALVWNMKYKKTTPEYVFHCQSAVMSAAFAKFHPNVVVGGTYSGQIVLWDNRSNKRTPVQRTPLSAAAHTHPVYCVNVVGTQNANNLISISTDGKMCSWSLDMLSQPQDSMELVFKQSKAVAVTSMSFPLGDVNNFVVGSEDGSVYMSCRHGSKAGISEMFEGHHGPITGINCHTAAGPLDFSHLFVTSSFDWTVKLWSTKNNKPLYSFEDNSDYVYDVMWSPTHPALFACVDGVGHLDLWNLNNDTEVPTASITVEGNPALNRVRWAHSGREIAVGDSDGRVLVYDVGEQIAVPRNDEWTRFVRTLAEINENRDDAEELAAQRLAA, encoded by the exons GCGGACAATTTGAAAGATGCAGCACTTCACCAGGACGACTCTGACCTGGAGAAAAAGAGACGTGAAGCTGATGCCTTGCTACAGAGTATGGGCATAGCCCCAGAGGTTCCTGTTG TCCCTCCTCCCATGTCTCCGACTGCCAAATCGGCGGGCACGCCAAGTGAGGCAGGGAGCCAGGACTCTGATGGAGCCGTGGGacccag GACTCTGCACTGGGACTCTGACCCGTCCACACTTCAACTTCACTCTGATTCTGAGCTGGG GCGGGGAACTCCAAAACTGGGAATGGCCAAAATCACTACAGTGGACTTCCCTCCACGTGAAACTGTGTCCTACACAAAAGAGACCCAGACACCTGTCATGACCCAGCAAAAAGAAG aagaagaagaagaggaagaaatttCTCCGCCTCAACCGGTAGTCGAGACTCAGACTGAGAAACCGGAccaagcagaggaagaggaag CACCCCCCCACGAgctgacagaggaggaaaaactcCAGATCCTGCACTCGGAGGAGTTTGTGAATTTCTTCGACCACAGCACTCGCATTATTGAGCGAGCTCTATCTGAGCATGTGGACGTCTTCTTTGACTACAGTGGCCGTGAcctggaggagaaggaggg TGAAATCCAGGCCGGTGCAAAGCTCTCTCTCAACAGGCAGTTTATGGATGAGCGCTGGTCCAAGCATCGTGTCGTCACCTGCCTGGACTGGTCCCCTCAG TATCCTGAACTCCTGGTTGCCTCATACAACAACAACGAGGACGCTCCTCACGAGCCAGACGGCGTGGCCTTAGTGTGGAACATGAAGTACAAGAAGACAACACCGGAGTATGTCTTCCACTGTCAG TCTGCTGTTATGTCTGCTGCATTCGCCAAGTTCCACCCGAACGTTGTGGTGGGGGGCACGTACTCAGGGCAGATTGTGCTGTGGGACAACAGGAGCAACAAGAGGACCCCAGTGCAGAGGACTCcgctgtcagcagcagcacacacg CACCCAGTGTACTGTGTGAATGTTGTCGGCACCCAGAATGCCAACAACCTGATCAGCATCTCCACCGATGGCAAGATGTGCTCCTGGAGCCTGGACATGCTCTCTCAGCCACAG GACAGCATGGAGCTGGTGTTCAAGCAGTCCAAAGCTGTAGCTGTCACCTCCATGTCCTTCCCTCTCGGAGATGTCAACAATTTCGTGGTGGGCAGCGAGGACGGCTCTGTCTACATGTCGTGTCGTCATGGAAG CAAAGCGGGTATCAGTGAGATGTTTGAGGGCCACCATGGGCCCATCACAGGGATCAACTGCCACACAGCTGCAGGGCCCCTGGACTTCTCCCACCTGTTTGTTACCTCCTCTTTCGACTGGACTGTCAAGCTGTGGAGCACCAAG AACAACAAGCCGCTCTACTCATTTGAGGACAACTCGGATTACGTGTACGATGTCATGTGGTCTCCGACTCACCCTGCTCTGTTTGCTTGTGTGGACGGTGTGGGCCATCTCGACCTCTGGAACCTCAACAATGACACTGAG GTCCCTACCGCCAGCATCACAGTGGAGGGTAACCCAGCCCTCAACAGGGTCAGATGGGCTCATTCTGGCAGAGAAATTGCTGTGGGAGACTCTGATGGACGAGTTCTTGTGTATGATGTCGGAGAG cAAATTGCGGTTCCGCGAAACGACGAGTGGACCCGTTTTGTTCGCACACTGGCAGAGATCAACGAGAACAGGGATGATGCAGAGGAGCTGGCAGCTCAACGCCTGGCTGCCTGA
- the LOC121906775 gene encoding calcium-binding mitochondrial carrier protein Aralar1-like isoform X2 — MTPKDFVQRYLGLHTQPQHNPKTVGLIAGVADTTKDGLISFQEFLAFESVLCAPDALFIVAFQLFDKTGTGNISFENVRDIFSQTTVHHHIPFNWDCEFIKLHFGHERNRHLSYTEFTQFLQELQLEHARQAFAQKDKNKSGTITALDFSDIMATIRHHMLTKFVEENLVSAAGGSTSHMVSFSYFNAFNALLNNMELVRKIYSTLAGTQRDTLVTKEEFVHVSNKFGQVTPMEIDILYQLSGLHSHSGRLNLADIERIAPLEEGAIPYHLAEARRQHDHETSRPIWLQVAESAYRFALGSIAGATGATAVYPIDLVKTRMQNQRSTGSFVGELMYKNSFDCAKKVLRYEGFFGFYRGLLPQLIGVAPEKAIKLTVNDFVRDKFTTQDDTIPVPAEILAGGCAGASQVIFTNPLEIVKIRLQVAGEITTGPRVSALNVVRDLGFFGLYKGAKACFLRDIPFSAIYFPVYAHTKEKLADDDGRLGPLQLLTAGAIAGVPAASLVTPADVIKTRLQVAARAGQTTYNGVIDCFRKILKEEGFRAFWKGAGARVFRSSPQFGVTLVTYELLQRWFYVDFGGHRPAGSEPTHKPAIKDLPSVTADHVGGYRLAAATFAGVESKFGLHLPKFKPSGEVKIKPVESKSEPQAS; from the exons ATGACCCCCAAAGACTTTGTGCAGCGCTACCTGGGTCTGCATACACAGCCTCAACATAATCCCAAAACTGTGGGGCTGATAGCTGGAGTGGCTGACACCACTAAAGATGG ACTGATCTCTTTCCAGGAGTTTCTGGCCTTTGAATCAGTTCTATGTGCCCCGGACGCCCTGTTCATAGTTGCCTTTCAGTTGTTTGACAAGACTGGCACAGGGAACATCTCATTTG AGAATGTACGTGACATCTTCAGCCAGACGACAGTACATCACCACATTCCCTTCAACTGGGACTGTGAGTTCATCAAGCTACACTTCGGCCATGAAAGAAACAGGCACCTCAGCTACACAGAGTTCACCCAGTTTCTGCAG gagctgcagctggagcACGCCCGCCAGGCTTTtgcacaaaaagacaaaaacaagagtgGCACCATCACTGCCTTGGACTTCAGCGACATCATGGCCACCATCAGACACCACATGCTGACTAAGTTTGTAGAGGAGAACCTGGTTTCA GCTGCAGGAGGCAGCACCTCCCACATGGTGAGCTTCTCCTACTTCAATGCCTTCAACGCCCTCCTCAACAACATGGAGCTGGTCCGCAAGATTTACAGCACCCTCGCCGGCACGCAAAGAGACACGCTTGTTACCAAAG agGAGTTTGTTCACGTTTCTAATAAGTTTGGTCAAGTCACTCCAATGGAGATTGACATCCTGTACCAGCTCTCTGGTCTCCACTCTCACTCCGG GCGGCTGAACCTCGCAGACATCGAGAGGATAGCCCCGCTGGAGGAAGGAGCCATACCGTACCACCTAGCTGAGGCCCGGAGACAG CACGATCACGAAACGTCTCGGCCCATCTGGCTCCAGGTTGCAGAGTCTGCCTATAGGTTTGCTCTGGGCTCAATCGCTGGAG cCACCGGTGCCACGGCTGTGTATCCCATTGACCTGGTGAAGACACGCATGCAGAATCAGCGCTCTACAGGCTCCTTTGTAGGAGAGCTGATGTACAAGAACAGCTTCGACTGCGCGAAGAAAGTGCTCCGTTACGAGGGATTCTTCGGATTTTACAGAG GTCTCCTCCCGCAGCTCATTGGCGTTGCCCCGGAGAAAGCTATCAAACTCACG gtGAATGATTTTGTCAGAGACAAGTTCACCACACAAGATGATACCATCCCTGTGCCTGCAGAGATTCTTGCTGGTGGATGT GCTGGAGCTTCCCAGGTGATTTTCACCAATCCTCTGGAGATCGTTAAGATCCGTCTGCAGGTGGCTGGAGAGATCACTACAGGCCCCAGGGTCAGTGCCCTGAATGTTGTGAGAGACCTGGGCTTCTTTGGCCTCTACAAG GGAGCAAAAGCTTGCTTCTTGCGTGACATCCCCTTCTCCGCCATCTACTTCCCTGTTTATGCCCACACCAAGGAGAAGCTGGCAGATGATGACGGAAGGCTGGGTCCACTGcagctgctcactgctggagcgATTGCAG GTGTACCGGCGGCATCACTGGTGACCCCTGCTGATGTCATCAAGACCAGGCTCCAGGTGGCGGCCCGAGCAGGCCAGACGACATACAATGGAGTCATCGACTGCTTTAGGAAGATCCTCAAGGAGGAAGGTTTCAGGGCATTTTGGAAGGGCGCAGGAG CTCGTGTCTTCAGATCGTCGCCGCAGTTTGGTGTAACCCTAGTGACCTATGAACTGCTGCAGAGATGGTTCTACGTTGACTTTGGAGGACA TCGTCCTGCTGGCTCCGAGCCCACTCACAAACCCGCGATCAAGGACCTTCCCTCTGTGACTGCAGACCATGTGGGTGGCTACCGTTTGGCTGCTGCAACCTTTGCTGGGGTGGAGAGCAAGTTTGGTCTGCACCTCCCCAAGTTCAAGCCCTCCGGAGAGGTGAAAATCAAACCCGTGGAGTCCAAATCGGAGCCACAGGCCTCGTAA